tatctgcgccgcgaaaaccaaaacatcaTCTCATCATAGTCATCATCTCTGTGATACTGTCACTACACCGCTACCTTCCACATGTGAGTGCTATCACATTCATGTGACCAAAGTAAAAGAAAATCCTCTGCCTTCCTTACTGCACAGCTTATGTACGAACTACGGTATAATATGTTGGTTGAAATAGGTACAGAAGCACGTTttaaaatattacatttatcaagTCCATATTAAAATGAAGATACATTGTGGTTTTAAACTGGccgggaaaacacaaacaatacaatCAGTATTTCCTTGAGGCCTCCTCATTTATAATTCAACCTGAACCAGCCTTGGGCTCCATGTGTTTGAGCCTTTGGTGGGACAAGCGAGTTTGAAGTCTATTTATGAACGTGACCGTGAGCTAAAGCCCTGATTCCCTTTGCTGTGTTCCAGCTGGACTATGTGGTGACCTGCGCTGTGTGCACGCGCTCCGACGCAGGGGACATACACATCCACAAGAAGAAATGTCAGGTGAGATCACCccctagctagctagctacgtTACTGGGTTTCACAACGGTATTGTGATACGCTAACAACGGTAGATACAGGGTGTTGGACTTGAGGAAATGAAGCCACGTTTTTCAAACTATTCATGAATAAAATATTAGCTTCTTATTCATgaacagctagctagctagccagcAGGCTAGCTTATCTGTGGCGCACTCTTTTCTTTAACGACATTAAAGTAATTTAATTATACAGTTAAGAGAAACTTTACTAGGCCAATGTACTGTACACCTTCCTAACCCTGCCGGGTATTATTTAtcgaaacacacaacacaccgtcCTGTGACTGTTCAAAGGAGAGCTTATTTGTTACAGTGGCTGCTGTGGGAAGCTAAGctagcacttaatgtatgcactttttTGCATGTTCTAactccttgcacttaaaaaaaagtactttgcattgtgtagcatcttatcctagctatctttgttgtatacggcgAATGGGTTaccctagcgattgttagtacctggttctatgaacatccttactgtgccgacagtgatatgttgttgtttctcttctgaACAATTAActtactgtaagtcgctttaaaagcgtctgctaaatgccctaaatgtaagcTAGGCTAATGGTCAGATTTGTTGTCTCGCTCCACAGGAAGTGTTCGCCTCACCCAGCAAGCACGCCATGGACAGCAAAGGGGAGGAGTCAAAGATGAGCTACCCCAACATCTTCTTCATGATTGACAACTTTGACGAGGTGTGTGCGCGGTAATCGGTTGCGTCCGAAGATGTCAATGCGTTTAGCACcgtcaaattatcaatcaattaTGTCGTGGTGGTCTAGGACGTGCATGACCGACAGTTTCCACGTTGAATGCATAGCCCGTCACAAAAGCTTCACTAAAGGACACAAAAGGACATATTAAGAAATACGAAGGGGAAATATTAGATGAAATATTTGGTGACTGAGACCACTGCATCTCTGTTCACATCCGGTGATGAGCAGATAGCAGACTCTAGACAGGGGGCCAGCGTGTTAATTCAAGCTAGCGGTTAGCTCTAGCGCCGGAAGTAGCGCTAAGGCGAGTCAGGGGTGGGGGTTGAGGGGTCGCCTGGCAACTGGAAGGGTTTTTTGTTCTATCCCAGGGGCTCCTGATGACAAAGAGACGCTAAGGTGTCCTTAAGCAGACgttgcacccacacacaccccagtggTCTAAGGACTGCGTATGGATGACAGCGCTGTTTGCGTGTttatattattgtgtgtttgtgtgtgcgtgggcagaTGTGAGGCATTGACGCTGAGGTGCAATGAGTGTCTAACGACCAGGCCATGTGAGTGCTTTTAATTAGCCATTCATGTCTGTAAAATATATCCTCTTTTATATCCATGCTGCGATATTAATCACAGCCTTATTACCTCACCCGAGCCCACAGAATATAAACTCCTGGGGTGACATGAATAAAAAGCGGATCAGCATGAATCTTGTTGGATAAGATGTGCTTTGTTAAACCCGTGCGGACATGTGGGCGTCACGGGACGGGGAATGGAAGCTAAAGCATGCGGGTATAATCGGTTATACAGGTGGTTGTTGCTTCCCTTTTGAAAACACGAACGCGATGGTTCTGCTGCTTATGGCTTTCAAAGCGTATCTAAAGGTCATCTCTCGTCGCTGCCGGCTGGAGCTTGCCTAAATGTAttctgaaatgtgtgtgtgtgtgtgtgtgtgtgtgtgtgtgtgtggttgcgtgcgtttgtgcggtgtgtttttgcgttggtgtatgtgcgtgcctctgtgtgtatgtttgtgtgtgcatgtatgtgtttgtgtgcgtgtctgtctgcgtttgtgtgtctgagtgtttctttgtgcttgtgtgtgtctgtgtttgtgtgtgtgcgtgtgtgtgtgtgtgtgtgtgtgtttgtgcatgactctgtatgtgtgtttgcgtgtctctgtctatgcgtgtgtgtctatgattatgtatatatgtgcttacacatgtgtctgtgtttgtgtgtgtgcgtgtgtgtgtgtgtgtgtgtgtgtgtttgtgcatgactctgtatgtgtgtttgcgtgtctctgtctatgcgtgtgtctaTGATTATATATGTGCttacacgtgcgtgtgtgtgtgcgtgtgtgtgcgcgtgtgcttaTGCGCGTGTGTAGGTGTTCAGCGACATGACGGTGGGCGAGGgggagatggtgtgtgtggagctggtGGCCAGCGACAAGAACAACACCTTCCAGGGAGTCATCTTCCAGGGCTCCATCCGCTACGAGGCCCTGAAGAAGGTCTACGACAACAGGGTTAGTCAGCAGCCTGCCTAGCCCCCAGCCTGAGGTCcagaaacactgcagtcttGCATCCGCCTATAGGGGTCGCTATTGAGTCGATTTTACGTTTCTGTATTGACACATAGAATGTTTCTTCCGAAACAAACGAAAAGGAAGAATATGTATCCCATGCCTTCTTAAAgatggttttattttttatcagttATATCATATGCATATTCACTTTAGCGACTGACCAGCTGGCTGGAATAAACAACCCCCAAATAAATACCTTAGAGTGTCACTCAGGCCTTTATAACGGATAACAGATAAATTGTAGAGAAGATAAATGTTATGTTCATAATCTCAGTGTAATGCGatgttctcgttctctctctccctcttttataAGTAATATTAACATAACCTCAAGTGTATGTTAAGCGATTCATCAAAAAAATTGTGACTGTAGTAATGTAGAAACTAAAGGCTTAACTAGGGGTGTAGTTATGTTTCTTAAAAATGCTATGCAATTTAAAATGTTATCATATATAAACATGTTATTAACTGTAATTTATACCATAtttcatgcccccccccccaggtcagcGTGGCGGCCAAGATGGCGCAGCGCATGTCGTTTGGCTTCTACAAGTACAACAACATGGAGTTTGTCCGCATGAAGGGGCCGCAGGGCAAAGGTCACGCCGAGATGGCGGTCAGCCGGGTGCCCACGGGGGACACCTCGCCCTGCGGCACCGAGGAGGACCCCGACTCGCCCGTCCACGAGAGGGTGggtctctggttctggttctctcAATCTGGTTCTGTTGTTCTAGCTCGTACTCGCTTGctcgttcactctctctctcgttctctctctcgttcactctctctctcgttctctctctcgttcactctctctcttgttcactctctctcgttctctcgttctctctcgttctctctcgttctctctctctctctctctcgttcactctctctctctctcgttcactctctctctctctcgttcactctctctctatctttttctctcattctctgtctctcgttcactctctctctctctcgttcactctctctctctctcgttcactctctctctatctttttctctcattctctgtctctcgttctctctctcgttctctctctctctctctctctatctttttctctcattctctgtctctcgttctctctctcgttctctctctctctctctctctatcttgttctctctctctctctctctcgttctctctctctctctcgttctcgttctctcgttctctcacgttctctctctctctctctctctcattttagGTAACTCTAAAATGATCATGCTTAAGAGTGCTGGTTAGATTTAGTTGAGGAAAGTTGAATTGCTTCAGTCCATTCAGTGATCAAGTTATTTGTTTTTAGACAAGTTGAAAAAGTGCTCCCTCTAGTGGTAGAAAGACGGTGCACGTTTAGCCACAAGCCGAACTAGAGAAGGAGAAAATCACATTAGACTGAGATAAAGAACattagaacagagagagagaacgagagagaaaatCACATTAGATGGAGTTAATAAGATAATGACTAACATGAATAACATTTATCTTCTCGTCTATGAATCTGTTATCCATTACATATGCCTGAGTGGACGCGTGTCCACGCGTCCACTCAGGCATATGTAATGGATAACAGAATGCTGGATTTCCTAAGGAGAGCTTCTTCTACATCTATCTAAATCGTCCATACATCAGACCCTCCCTCATCCTAAATCAACAATATCTGGTCATTTAAGGGCGTTTACAATCCCCTTCCCCTATATTGGACTTCCCCTATAACGAAGTCCAACTGATTAAAAACATAATCCGCCATGCCATTACACCCGCTTAGTGTGGGCGCCGTGTGCGAGAGGAGGCGGAGCCTATACAAACACAAGTGGGCCAGGCCGCGGCGGAGcacacagggggagggagaaccACGCCGTCCTCCATTATTCATCACCGGGCCGGGCTGAATTATGCATTGTTCTGTACGTGGGCCTGTCCAACCGAGAgagggggtgtgagtgtgtatgtcgaactagcaaccgtgtgtgtgtgtgtgtgtgtgtgtgtgtgtgtgtgtgtgtgtgtgtgtgtgtgtgtgtgtgtgtgtgtgtgtgtgtgtgtgtgtgtgtgtgtgtgtgtgtgtgtgtgtgtgtgtgtgtgtacattcacGTTTCCACACGTCTGTGTGTCcataatattgtgtgtgtgtgggcacctGTCCTAGGGGTAATACGTACTGGAGACAGATTACTGGGTGTTACCCCGTGATATATACACCAAGGGGGAAAGGTCAACCGGGAACACGATTTACCTTCTCAGACTTGTCCCCCAAAGTGGTTGTGAGTTGAGGGGGGTCGCTAACACAAAGCTGCAGGACTGTTTCTGAAAAAGCTGGccttttataaaacatttgaaaatatcagatgttttttaattattatctcTCTCCAAGGTGTACTACATATTCCGTTCATGATAGTTTTACAAGCAAAACGTATTATTTatgagtttaaaaaaaaagttttttcgcTCATCGCGCGCCGCTGCCGCTGCTttttcttatgtgtgtgtgattagcttGTTACAAGCTGTTTCAAAATCTGCCATTTCCTGTGTTTTATTTACATCCTAAATGGTAGTGTCCATCTAGATGTTAgatggatagatcagcaacGCATTCACATCGCCCGCCTGTCCGATGACCGTGCTCTAAAACACGGAcctttgcgcccccttgtggccgCCGCAGGTGACGTCGTTCAGCACGCCGCCCACCCCGGAGCGCAGCCGGCCGTCCTTCTTCTCGCCGTCGCTGCGACGCAAGGCGCCCCGCAACCGCATCGCCGAGATGAAGAAGTCCCACTCGGCCAATGACAGCGAGGAGTTCTTCAgggaggacgacgacgaaggTACGgccgcccctcccctctccgcaGGGTTTCCCACTCAAAATGTGGCCGCATTAACATGTGCCGATGGCTGATTGGGCCGCCGGCTGGAAAGGTGtaaacgcccacttgtgatgtcactaaaacatgTGGAGTAGGCGGATTTTCGGAACGGCTTGTAACTgccaatcacacgcacacctggtggcgtaatatcacccctttaggGCACTTCACATAGTGAGTGATTGGATAGCACACCTCATCCACCAGCAGTGAGGAGGGAAACTACAGTATGCAATCATAGACCAGGGGTTAAAGCACGCCATCTAGTggtcaaaaaacaacaacatgcctTTAAACACTGAATTCTGAGGATTTCACACGTTGGTGACTGGCAGTTGTTACACTATGTTCGCATATTCACATTTTCAACCAgaaaactcccccccccccccccccccccccccccaaaaaaagtcaTGAATTATGAATGAGTTTTGACTGATCGATTACATATGCCTAGTGTCCATGCGTCCACCACTAGGCATATGTAATGGATCCCAGATAAACAGTCGAGAAGATCAATGTTACGTTCATTATCTCAGTGTGATGTCATGTTCTCGTGTGTTGACCCCCCGTCCCGGGTcgcgacccctgacccctgatcCCCAGACGACCTCCACAACGCCACCAACCTGCGGTCGCGCTCGCTGTCGGGGACGGGCCGCTCGCTGGTGGGCTCCTGGCTGAAGCTGAACCGCTCCGAGGACTACTTCCTGCTGTACTCCCACCTGACCTACGTCACCCTGCCCATCCACCGCATCaccacaggtcagaggtcaagggtcGACCATGGGGACTGGGGACATGGAGGGGTGTGTGAATAAACGTACGGGATGCTCCTTCCTCCGACGGAAATGGAATCTCACCGTTGCTTTTAGCATAGCATCGCTATTCACATAGCATCGTTTTAAGCATAGCATCAGTGTTAGCATAGCATCGCTATTAGCTTAGCATGGCTGCAGAGTGACGACGTTTAAATTAATTAACGACAGAAAGTTAAATTGACTACAATTAGATTTTACATTTATGGGTTGAAATTCATTCTGTAGTCAGTGAATATTTACAGTGTGCTCTGTGACATATACTCTGCAAGCGATTGATTTACTATGTCTCGAATCGCTGCTTTTTTTAAAGCATTATTTTTATGTAATTAAAAGGTTATCATTAACTTGTTTCTTATAATTACTCgggtgtattattattatcatcattgtgtCCACTCAGACATCTTGGAGGTGAGACAGAAGCCCATCCTGATGACATAGCAGAGCCCCGCCCCGGGCCTGGCTACCAAGTGCCTACCTGCATCagggccgcctcctcctctctccaacagcaccacctagtGGCACAGCACAGAGGACCCCCGACCACCCCGCTTCAACCGACTCAAACACTAACTAAAAACAGGAGAGGACTCGTTCAGAACCCCGATAACACAAAACCAGCCTCCCATGAAGTGCCTCTTCCTTCAAAACAGTCCAGCGTGGTCGAGGAACAACGGGGAGTTCGGCTTTTTATTTCCGATGCGGACGCGTCGGTTGGTCCTCAGTGCGTCGGATCACTGCCGCAGCGAAAAGAGACACCGGGAACGGGATCTGACCAGGAAGGAATCGTTACAACTTTAATGAATGTCTCGTCTACTTTGTAAATATACTTCGCTGCTTATTGATTTATCACCGAGCCTTTTTTTAAGAAAAGGTTCCCCTGCTTTTCGGATACTTTCCGCTCTTTTTCTTAAGGTTTGTTTCGTATGTTGGTTTTGTATTTGTCGTCGACTGCTTCGCCGTGTGATAAAAAGggattttgtgtgtttaaggACTTTGTCTGTTTCTTCCAGAGCACTCCGTTTGTGTGTTAAAGGTAGGGTTATGGTTCttcgtcgacgcaacgcaagggggtttacggaccttGCGGACCTTCCTTACGTCCACCGTAAGgccctgacgtgcgcctcccaaaaattgtaaccttgcgtcgagccgacgcagcagcaagggcagtgattggtccgctaacatacacccgacgcagaaccaaaacaacaTGGTCTTTGCGTTGTGTCAACGTCCAACCATAACTCTACCTTGCAGTTCTAGCTCCGTTCACCACCATAGCTCACTTTAGTATTCCACAGGTGTTATTTATATACAACACATATGTGTTCTTTGGGTATTTTTGAAAATGACTCAGAAATTAGTTCATGTCGATAATCCGTATTTATTTCCGTCATGGTGAAATATGACGACCTTTCCTACCCAGCATTGTATTATTTTTCAACTAAGCTTAAAATGTTGTGATAAATATTGTCCTCGCATTGCTTAGCTTCACTTAGCCAAACAGGTAGAGCAGAACGTTTTTTGGAACGATTGCAATTTTTCTTTCAGTTAGACGAATTAACCCAGTCACCAAACATCCACAAACCTGGTAACCATTTAACATGGGGTATGCCATTACAGTTCCTCATTGGCTGAAATGCGGCTTCCAGGTgaatttcagccaatcagatatcTCCCATTCTGTGATTATTCATGATAATAAGAATTACGACCTCAAGATGGATGTAGCATGGCCAGATGATGGGTTCTGGAAGAGGTCCAGGTGTCGTTCTGTTTTATACCACAGCTAAGTGCGTCCTGCTCGTAGCCGAGGTCATTGTGTTCAGGGCAGGACTTGACGGGAATCCAACTCACTTAGGTCCCTAAAGCCTTAAAAATCTGACTACTGTatgtaaaatgtattttctcTTTACCCTGATCTATAAAAATGCTTCATCGTATAATTTGCTGGTCTGtaacttctcctgctcctccttctaaatgaaaatgaaacaCTTTCAGCGGCCAATGCTGAAGAAAGTCCAGTCAGTACTCGTGCTATTAAatgagacatattataccaacagGTGTGGGTGATTAGCGTTACAagcgtttcgaaaatctgcctcttctgacatcacaagtgggttgGTCCACCTAGATGCATGACGGATagataatcacactcacacctggtggtgtaatatgtcaccttttaattATTAATAGTCAAACAAACGTCTCACCACAGTGAAGGCTTTCAAACGGAGGGTGTGGGACCAGGTGTAATACCCAAAGTTCATCAATTCGATTTTCACGGTGCTGATGTTCAAACAGTGGGAGTAACCTCGACCAATATACTTTTCCGAGACAAGTCCCAAAGCAGTGTTCAGTGTCTCCATTGTTTTCACTCACACAGTATAAGTGTACACAGGGGGTACCTTTCCCATGTTACGGTAGAGTTGGTCggacgttgacgcaacgcaatggggtttacggaccccttacgccATTGGGGACCCTCCTTGCGTTCACCGCAAGGCCCTGACGTGTAACCTTGCAACCTTGAATcatgtgattggtccgctaaccttaacccgacgcagaaccaaaacaggttcacgaaaGCGTCGGAATGAATGCGTTTTCCTTTGCCTTGCGTCAACGAGCAACCACACAACCCTACCTTTAGCAGCAGGTTGTTGGGAAGTGGAGggattttagttttttattccTTCAGTGTTATACGATTGTGTATCGTTTGTTACAAAAAGGATGAATGTACTCACTTTGGTTGTGTATCAAAGACTGCGTTAACAGCCACTTGACGTGTATAGAAGCAAGTTTAGTTTTGCACTGTagaaaaataaaatgcttttagaAAATCATTTGTTGGTTGTTTTAGGGCTATGACAACCTTTGAGTTTATAACTTTGCTTTAGTTGATTACTAACACTTAACCT
The nucleotide sequence above comes from Gadus chalcogrammus isolate NIFS_2021 chromosome 4, NIFS_Gcha_1.0, whole genome shotgun sequence. Encoded proteins:
- the kiaa0930 gene encoding uncharacterized protein KIAA0930 homolog isoform X2, with protein sequence MFSTYFMENRAPRQDDMLFYVRRKLSYVGADNTEGKKVEVEVYRRDSKKLPGLGDPDIDWEESVYLNLILQKLDYVVTCAVCTRSDAGDIHIHKKKCQEVFASPSKHAMDSKGEESKMSYPNIFFMIDNFDEVFSDMTVGEGEMVCVELVASDKNNTFQGVIFQGSIRYEALKKVYDNRVSVAAKMAQRMSFGFYKYNNMEFVRMKGPQGKGHAEMAVSRVPTGDTSPCGTEEDPDSPVHERVTSFSTPPTPERSRPSFFSPSLRRKAPRNRIAEMKKSHSANDSEEFFREDDDEDDLHNATNLRSRSLSGTGRSLVGSWLKLNRSEDYFLLYSHLTYVTLPIHRITTDILEVRQKPILMT
- the kiaa0930 gene encoding uncharacterized protein KIAA0930 homolog isoform X1; the encoded protein is MASFPSLSSQVVRATTEEENGELDQSLQQMLKAIADERNRLNLRQEISGLGCFKDDRIVFWTWMFSTYFMENRAPRQDDMLFYVRRKLSYVGADNTEGKKVEVEVYRRDSKKLPGLGDPDIDWEESVYLNLILQKLDYVVTCAVCTRSDAGDIHIHKKKCQEVFASPSKHAMDSKGEESKMSYPNIFFMIDNFDEVFSDMTVGEGEMVCVELVASDKNNTFQGVIFQGSIRYEALKKVYDNRVSVAAKMAQRMSFGFYKYNNMEFVRMKGPQGKGHAEMAVSRVPTGDTSPCGTEEDPDSPVHERVTSFSTPPTPERSRPSFFSPSLRRKAPRNRIAEMKKSHSANDSEEFFREDDDEDDLHNATNLRSRSLSGTGRSLVGSWLKLNRSEDYFLLYSHLTYVTLPIHRITTDILEVRQKPILMT